A part of Chlamydiales bacterium STE3 genomic DNA contains:
- a CDS encoding DNA polymerase I (Product derived from UniProtKB/Swiss-Prot:P43741;Gene name derived from UniProtKB/Swiss-Prot:P43741;EC number derived from UniProtKB/Swiss-Prot:P43741): MKTLYILDAAGYIYRSYFAIRNMTNSKGESTNALFGFIRSLLKLFKDFHPDHLIAVFDGPHNTQKRSLIYKNYKAHRAKMPPDLLHQIEWAKKFCNLMGIAQLSVPGVEADDTMGSIALWAEQQNAKVFLCTSDKDMAQLVNENIALLNTHKDNLVLGPKEVQETYGVPPHLIGDFLSMTGDSSDNIPGIAGFGPKTASDLLLKYGSLNYILDHPEILPNKKKQDLLIQERENAKLSQQLVAIDISVDFPKEALFFTVKPKDKAALKELFTEMNFSSLIREMDGLVEEGQAEEVNHYHLIETEESLKELTAYLSKQKEVAFSLFRTDLRPLQAKIVGISFGACPHQAWYVPFNGPISEQVLKNEMKKLFSHPNVGFFGHNIKYDLHALASAGIAVKNITFDTMLASYLLSSHIRQHSLDQLVMDHFGKIKAQIATLLGKGKKQQSIWDAAPLQIHQFCCEEVDYIYRLKSILETQLTERHLQKLYRELELPLLGVLEKMERRGIFLDIPKLQEFSLQLNVDLKKLSNEIFELAGEEFNLNSPKQLSAILFDKLQIRAPKKTATGLSTNSEVLEFLKEQYPIAGKIQEYRVLEKLRSTYVDSLPQEVNPTTKRIHPTFNQFVAATGRLSCQDPNLQNIPVRTEIGRKIREAFRPELQGWSFLAADYSQIELRLLAHLSEDRVLIQAFNNNEDIHAHTAATIFNLPLKEVTKEARYKAKAVNFGIIYGQQAFGLSQEVGVDVQEAAHFIEKYFERYPKVKAFLESCKDRARLTGKAVTMTGRERAIPEINSKNIMIRNAAERLAINTPFQGTAADIIKMAMLKVDKAIEENHLKGYMILQIHDELIFEVPDEEIPLFKSLVRDAMQNVLKLNVPLTVDIALGKNWKEC; this comes from the coding sequence ATGAAGACTTTATACATTCTAGACGCAGCAGGATATATCTACAGATCCTACTTTGCCATTCGTAATATGACCAATTCAAAGGGCGAATCGACAAACGCCCTTTTTGGTTTTATCCGCTCCCTTTTAAAACTTTTTAAGGATTTTCATCCAGATCACCTTATCGCTGTTTTCGATGGGCCTCATAACACGCAAAAGCGCTCGTTAATTTATAAAAATTACAAGGCACATCGTGCTAAAATGCCTCCTGACCTTTTGCATCAAATCGAATGGGCAAAAAAATTCTGCAACTTGATGGGCATTGCACAGCTCTCTGTTCCAGGTGTCGAAGCAGATGATACAATGGGCAGCATTGCACTCTGGGCCGAACAGCAAAATGCCAAAGTCTTTCTTTGTACAAGCGACAAAGACATGGCGCAGCTAGTCAACGAAAATATTGCTCTGTTAAACACACATAAAGACAACTTGGTTTTAGGACCTAAAGAGGTTCAAGAAACTTACGGTGTCCCTCCCCACTTAATTGGTGATTTCCTTTCCATGACTGGGGACAGCTCCGATAATATTCCAGGTATCGCAGGCTTTGGGCCAAAAACAGCTTCAGACCTCCTGTTAAAGTATGGTTCTCTAAACTATATCCTTGACCATCCTGAGATTTTGCCAAATAAAAAAAAACAGGATCTCTTAATCCAAGAAAGGGAAAATGCAAAACTAAGTCAGCAGCTCGTCGCCATTGATATTTCTGTGGATTTTCCAAAAGAGGCCCTCTTTTTTACGGTCAAACCCAAAGACAAAGCCGCTTTAAAAGAGCTATTTACTGAGATGAATTTTAGCAGTCTGATTCGAGAAATGGATGGGCTTGTCGAAGAAGGCCAAGCTGAGGAAGTGAACCACTACCATTTGATCGAAACAGAAGAGAGTTTAAAAGAACTTACTGCTTACTTAAGCAAGCAAAAAGAAGTAGCTTTTAGCCTCTTTAGAACAGATTTAAGACCTTTGCAAGCAAAAATCGTTGGGATAAGCTTCGGAGCTTGCCCTCATCAGGCTTGGTATGTGCCTTTTAATGGTCCCATTTCCGAGCAAGTTCTTAAAAACGAGATGAAAAAACTATTCAGCCATCCAAATGTGGGCTTTTTTGGACATAATATTAAATACGATCTTCATGCCCTAGCTTCTGCCGGTATTGCTGTCAAAAATATCACGTTCGATACTATGCTCGCCTCTTACCTTCTCAGCTCCCATATTCGTCAACATTCCCTAGACCAGCTTGTGATGGATCATTTTGGAAAAATAAAGGCACAAATAGCGACTTTGCTTGGTAAAGGGAAAAAACAGCAAAGCATTTGGGATGCCGCCCCCCTGCAAATCCACCAATTTTGCTGTGAAGAAGTCGATTACATTTACCGCTTAAAAAGTATCTTGGAGACCCAATTAACGGAACGTCATCTGCAAAAACTCTACCGAGAACTTGAGTTACCCCTCCTAGGAGTTCTTGAGAAAATGGAACGTCGAGGGATTTTTTTAGATATCCCTAAACTACAAGAATTTTCTCTTCAGTTAAACGTGGATCTGAAAAAACTCTCCAATGAAATTTTTGAGCTTGCTGGGGAGGAATTTAACCTTAATTCCCCAAAGCAACTTTCTGCAATTCTCTTTGATAAGCTGCAAATTAGAGCCCCTAAGAAAACAGCCACCGGACTTTCCACCAATTCTGAAGTGTTAGAATTTTTAAAGGAGCAATACCCCATTGCTGGAAAAATTCAAGAATACCGTGTTCTTGAAAAATTGCGTTCTACCTATGTGGACTCACTCCCACAGGAAGTCAACCCGACAACAAAGCGTATTCATCCCACTTTTAATCAGTTTGTAGCTGCAACAGGACGTCTCTCTTGCCAAGATCCCAATTTGCAAAACATTCCAGTACGAACCGAAATCGGACGCAAAATTAGAGAAGCCTTCCGCCCCGAACTTCAAGGCTGGAGCTTTTTAGCAGCAGATTATTCGCAAATTGAATTGCGCCTGCTTGCCCACTTAAGTGAAGACCGAGTACTGATCCAAGCGTTTAATAATAACGAAGACATTCATGCTCATACTGCAGCTACTATCTTTAACCTACCTCTTAAAGAGGTGACCAAGGAAGCTCGCTACAAAGCGAAAGCTGTAAACTTTGGTATTATTTACGGCCAACAAGCTTTTGGGCTTTCGCAAGAAGTGGGGGTCGATGTCCAAGAAGCGGCTCATTTTATTGAAAAGTACTTTGAACGCTACCCAAAGGTAAAGGCATTTTTAGAATCCTGCAAGGACCGCGCCCGTTTGACAGGAAAAGCTGTAACTATGACAGGACGGGAAAGAGCGATTCCGGAGATTAACAGTAAAAATATCATGATCCGCAACGCTGCAGAAAGGCTTGCAATCAATACGCCTTTTCAAGGAACAGCTGCCGACATCATTAAAATGGCTATGCTAAAAGTAGATAAAGCGATTGAAGAAAATCATTTAAAAGGTTATATGATTTTGCAGATCCATGATGAGTTAATCTTTGAAGTGCCTGATGAAGAGATTCCTCTCTTCAAGTCTTTGGTGCGCGATGCCATGCAAAATGTCTTGAAGCTTAATGTTCCTCTGACTGTTGATATCGCGCTTGGCAAAAATTGGAAAGAATGTTAA
- a CDS encoding Uncharacterized protein (Product derived from UniProtKB/Trembl:D6YSE8): MRRLLFYTILVFLMGFTLYWLSDNDLLQPLKNYVENQDVLTLEARYSPEAIMEEHKKELLSNHQKSYQDSQLKYYPHLLMEVKFVDNKKPREGVILWSQTDGEMVINTESWEKTHGFEDAINANATASDFKVMNLIAEKGPLSRERLQKELNIDEESLNSYLDSALKKHLTVLKGNEIQLHMENPKFLVAPQTKMTQWLVTKPFSQGKKVSPIYSQSKIEKVAKAAFGSSFSIKSTKEIFLPVYSISVLNGDGSILNSDWNAINGSRIQPSYKYQAS; encoded by the coding sequence ATGCGACGGCTTCTTTTCTACACAATTCTTGTTTTTTTGATGGGCTTTACCCTTTATTGGCTCAGTGACAATGATTTGCTACAACCACTTAAAAACTATGTTGAGAACCAAGATGTACTGACTTTAGAAGCTCGCTATAGTCCAGAAGCTATTATGGAAGAGCATAAAAAAGAACTGCTAAGCAATCACCAAAAATCCTACCAAGATTCTCAGCTAAAATACTACCCTCACCTTTTAATGGAAGTGAAATTTGTCGACAACAAAAAACCAAGAGAGGGTGTGATTCTTTGGAGCCAAACAGATGGTGAAATGGTCATCAATACAGAATCATGGGAAAAGACACATGGTTTCGAAGATGCCATTAATGCTAATGCTACAGCCTCAGACTTTAAAGTTATGAATTTAATTGCCGAAAAAGGCCCTTTATCAAGGGAAAGACTTCAGAAAGAGTTAAATATCGATGAAGAAAGCTTGAATTCTTACCTAGATAGTGCTCTTAAAAAGCATCTCACGGTACTTAAAGGCAATGAAATCCAGCTTCATATGGAGAATCCCAAATTTCTCGTTGCTCCTCAAACCAAAATGACGCAGTGGTTAGTCACAAAGCCTTTTTCTCAAGGCAAGAAAGTTTCTCCAATCTACAGCCAATCCAAAATTGAAAAGGTGGCTAAAGCTGCCTTTGGTAGTAGTTTTTCCATTAAAAGTACAAAAGAGATTTTTCTACCTGTCTATAGCATCTCTGTTTTGAATGGCGATGGTTCTATTCTCAACAGCGATTGGAATGCCATAAATGGATCGCGCATCCAACCCAGCTATAAGTATCAAGCCAGTTAG
- a CDS encoding putative signal peptide peptidase SppA (Product derived from UniProtKB/Swiss-Prot:O34525;Gene name derived from UniProtKB/Swiss-Prot:O34525;EC number derived from UniProtKB/Swiss-Prot:O34525) translates to MKESIFSSSLRSLLASFFCVLGIFLAFIPVILFFNLIESDDDAISTEYSVKILPNAEGLRKKEGKTVPVILQINVHGVIGTDNLTENHMRELLVESREGTLKEGRVKAILLHCNTPGGGMVDADGIYRALKEYKERYKVPVFAYVDGLLASGGMYVAAAADEIHTNDISLIGSIGVITTGIFNVSNLMDKIGVESLTLYAGKGKDDLNPFRPWKAGESDNYRSIIDYYYQSFVDLIVSSRPRLNRNLLVDKLGADIFPAEQALEYGLVDVVHANRDSTLKKLLTKIGIEDSNYQVVELSSGNWISHLFRSENSLLKGTLKHQISLNNELPAALSNQPLYLYRP, encoded by the coding sequence ATGAAAGAGTCTATTTTTTCGTCATCTTTACGTTCCCTCCTGGCCTCATTTTTTTGTGTTCTTGGCATTTTCTTAGCTTTTATTCCCGTTATTTTATTTTTTAACCTAATCGAATCAGATGATGATGCCATATCTACCGAATACTCCGTTAAAATCCTCCCAAACGCTGAAGGTCTACGAAAAAAAGAAGGAAAAACTGTGCCTGTCATTTTGCAAATTAATGTGCATGGGGTCATTGGAACAGATAACCTTACAGAAAACCATATGCGCGAACTCCTTGTAGAGTCAAGAGAAGGCACTTTAAAAGAAGGCCGTGTTAAAGCGATTCTCCTCCATTGCAACACGCCTGGAGGCGGAATGGTAGATGCTGATGGAATTTATAGAGCCCTCAAAGAATACAAAGAGCGGTATAAAGTTCCTGTTTTTGCTTACGTTGATGGCTTATTGGCCTCTGGGGGTATGTATGTTGCTGCAGCGGCAGATGAAATCCATACAAATGATATCAGCTTAATTGGAAGCATTGGTGTCATTACAACCGGCATTTTCAATGTTTCTAACTTAATGGATAAAATAGGTGTAGAGTCTCTAACACTTTACGCTGGTAAAGGGAAGGATGATCTTAACCCATTCCGCCCCTGGAAGGCTGGGGAATCGGATAATTATCGTTCAATTATTGATTACTACTATCAAAGCTTTGTCGACCTTATCGTTTCTAGTCGTCCTAGATTAAATAGAAACCTTCTTGTTGATAAACTAGGAGCCGATATATTTCCTGCAGAACAAGCATTAGAATATGGCCTTGTCGACGTTGTTCATGCTAATCGAGATTCCACACTTAAAAAACTTCTGACTAAAATTGGAATAGAAGATAGTAACTACCAAGTTGTTGAACTAAGTAGCGGCAATTGGATCAGCCATCTGTTTAGATCAGAAAACTCTTTGCTTAAGGGAACGTTAAAACATCAAATCTCTTTAAATAATGAACTACCCGCAGCACTCTCTAACCAGCCTCTTTACCTTTATCGCCCATGA
- a CDS encoding Transcription termination factor Rho (Product derived from UniProtKB/Swiss-Prot:O51891;Gene name derived from UniProtKB/Swiss-Prot:O51891;EC number derived from UniProtKB/Swiss-Prot:O51891): MNPEDTLQEKSPVDHAGTREYDLKNGDYEQGDQLYAPPSGETIKIAEIQRMNIDQLNQFGRKIGLKHLGSLTKSQMVFEIVKALSENPTEILYGEGVLEVLPDGFGFLRSPNYNYLPSPEDIYISPAQIRRFDLKKGDTVSGTIRPPKDKEKYFALLKVDTINGTSPEKARERILFENLTPLYPSERIVMETTKDKLSMRVLDLTAPIGKGQRGLIVAPPRSGKTILLQSIANSIAHNNPEVTLIVLLIDERPEEVTDMQRIVKGEVISSTFDEPPERHVQVAEMAIEKARRLVEHQHDVVILLDSITRLARAYNTIQPHSGKILTGGMDANALHKPKRFFGAARNIEQGGSLTIIATALIETGSRMDEVIFEEFKGTGNMELVLDRRLADRRVYPAIDLIKSGTRKEELLYHTNELEKVYLFRQAVADLSPIDAMNLLLGRLKKTSSNVEFLLSMKD; encoded by the coding sequence ATGAATCCAGAAGATACACTACAAGAAAAATCGCCCGTTGACCATGCTGGCACGCGCGAATACGATCTAAAAAATGGAGATTATGAGCAGGGAGATCAGCTTTACGCCCCCCCTTCTGGTGAAACCATAAAAATCGCTGAAATCCAGCGCATGAACATTGATCAACTTAACCAGTTTGGCAGAAAGATCGGCTTAAAGCATCTGGGTTCTTTGACAAAATCACAAATGGTTTTCGAAATCGTTAAAGCTCTTTCTGAAAATCCGACGGAAATATTATATGGCGAAGGAGTCTTAGAAGTTCTGCCTGATGGATTTGGTTTCTTGCGCTCCCCTAACTATAATTATCTGCCTTCTCCTGAAGATATCTACATTTCTCCTGCTCAGATTCGCCGCTTCGACCTTAAGAAGGGTGATACCGTTAGTGGAACAATTCGCCCCCCTAAAGACAAGGAAAAATACTTTGCTCTTTTGAAAGTGGATACAATTAATGGCACATCCCCAGAAAAGGCGCGTGAAAGAATTTTATTTGAAAACTTGACGCCTTTATATCCAAGCGAAAGAATTGTTATGGAGACAACGAAAGATAAACTTTCGATGCGCGTTTTAGATTTAACAGCTCCTATCGGTAAAGGGCAAAGAGGTCTTATTGTCGCTCCTCCCCGATCTGGTAAAACAATTCTTTTACAGAGCATTGCTAACTCTATTGCACACAACAATCCAGAGGTCACTCTAATTGTTTTATTGATTGACGAGCGTCCAGAGGAAGTGACTGACATGCAGCGTATTGTTAAAGGTGAAGTCATATCTTCAACTTTTGATGAGCCACCAGAAAGGCACGTCCAAGTCGCAGAAATGGCCATCGAAAAAGCACGCCGTCTTGTGGAGCATCAGCACGATGTAGTCATCCTTCTGGATTCAATTACCCGTTTAGCTCGCGCTTACAACACCATACAGCCCCATTCAGGTAAAATTTTAACTGGTGGTATGGATGCAAACGCGCTTCACAAACCAAAAAGGTTTTTTGGAGCAGCAAGAAACATCGAACAAGGTGGATCTTTAACCATTATTGCAACAGCACTAATTGAGACTGGTTCACGTATGGATGAAGTGATCTTTGAGGAGTTCAAGGGTACTGGCAACATGGAACTTGTCCTCGACAGACGCCTTGCTGATCGACGCGTATATCCTGCCATCGACCTTATTAAGAGTGGCACTCGTAAAGAAGAGCTGCTTTATCATACAAATGAACTTGAAAAAGTCTATCTATTCCGTCAAGCTGTCGCTGATCTATCGCCTATTGATGCGATGAATCTTCTTCTAGGCAGACTGAAGAAAACCAGTAGCAATGTGGAATTTCTTCTTTCAATGAAGGACTAA
- a CDS encoding Dephospho-CoA kinase (Product derived from UniProtKB/Swiss-Prot:Q6MEQ3;Gene name derived from UniProtKB/Swiss-Prot:Q6MEQ3;EC number derived from UniProtKB/Swiss-Prot:Q6MEQ3), which produces MERMLNLLKVAVTGGLSSGKSTVCQIFRGLGAHVVSADEIVHQLLSPDTCFGQEVIKLLGVEIVIDKMIDRKSIANKVFKNPQLLHQIEKILHPAVFTEMKKGYQSAKASSSPLFVAEVPLLIEAHQDSWFDVVIAVLANEETSRKRFVESTGFSEEEYRLRMSRQLTPSQKAEKAHYIIFNDGDFTTLENQVHHLYHNLTQS; this is translated from the coding sequence TTGGAAAGAATGTTAAATTTATTAAAAGTAGCCGTCACTGGAGGCCTTTCCTCTGGCAAATCAACAGTTTGTCAAATCTTTAGAGGACTAGGTGCTCATGTAGTCAGTGCCGACGAGATCGTTCATCAACTTTTGTCTCCAGATACATGTTTTGGCCAAGAAGTCATTAAATTGCTTGGAGTAGAAATTGTCATCGACAAGATGATTGATCGTAAATCAATTGCTAATAAGGTATTCAAAAATCCTCAACTGTTACATCAAATTGAAAAAATTCTCCACCCAGCCGTATTTACTGAAATGAAAAAAGGATACCAAAGTGCGAAGGCTTCTTCTAGTCCTCTTTTTGTGGCTGAAGTTCCCTTGCTTATTGAAGCGCATCAGGATTCTTGGTTTGATGTCGTCATCGCTGTGCTTGCCAATGAAGAAACATCTCGCAAGCGCTTCGTGGAGTCCACCGGTTTTTCTGAAGAAGAGTATCGCTTGAGAATGAGTCGGCAGTTAACGCCTTCTCAAAAAGCCGAGAAAGCTCATTACATAATTTTTAATGATGGGGACTTTACAACACTTGAAAACCAAGTCCACCATCTCTATCACAATTTAACCCAATCTTAG